A genome region from Ctenopharyngodon idella isolate HZGC_01 chromosome 5, HZGC01, whole genome shotgun sequence includes the following:
- the lix1 gene encoding protein limb expression 1 homolog isoform X1 — MSGPDSDDDRTFKDLNVVGMLHKFWEQKQVKGVMMETENLVVYESIPSPSPPYICYVTLPGGSCFGNFKYCYSKAEARRDAARIALMNSTFNELPCRRITPEFISHSVKEAVSTTSGNISDASDPGTSIGAYCLMLELNTGRTMLEFQEVMTVFQLLHWNGTLKAFREMRCSRQDVIHYYSQQHLDERTRSHMALDWLQKEQQSPGLLSQELQLAVKELGDARRTGRELRFYKEKKEILSLALSHANAEDLEGYHSEEMSWREETEFEYYAQEGLCLEESMTDPSEHGQFHSQGSDGESVE, encoded by the exons ATGTCTGGACCAGATTCTGATGATGACAGAACCTTCAAAGACT TGAATGTTGTGGGAATGCTTCACAAGTTTTgggagcagaaacaagtgaaagGTGTGATGATGGAGACAGAGAATCTGGTAGTCTATGAGTCCATTCCCTCACCCAGCCCTCCCTACATATGCTACGTCACCTTACCAGGTGGCAGCTGTTTTGGAAATTTTAAG TACTGCTACAGTAAAGCAGAGGCCAGACGTGATGCAGCTCGTATCGCTCTGATGAACTCCACATTTAATGAGTTGCCCTGTCGCCGCATCACTCCTGAGTTCATATCACACAGCGTGAAAGAGGCCGTCAGCACCACCAGC GGTAACATTTCAGATGCATCTGACCCTGGTACCAGTATAGGAGCATACTGCCTTATGCTGGAGCTGAACACTGGGAGAACCATGCTGGAATTTcag gaAGTAATGACAGTTTTTCAACTATTGCACTGGAATGGCACTCTGAAGGCTTTCCGGGAAATGAGATGTAGCCGTCAG GACGTTATCCACTACTACTCACAGCAGCATCTGGACGAGCGTACGCGCAGCCACATGGCGCTGGACTGGTTACAGAAGGAGCAGCAATCACCCGGCCTGCTCTCTCAAGAGCTGCAGCTGGCCGTGAAGGAGCTGGGGGACGCCCGGAGAACCGGCAGGGAACTCCGCTTCTACAAGGAGAAAAAAGAAATCCTGAGCTTAGCTCTCAGTCACGCTAATGCTGAGGATCTGGAGGGCTACCACAGTGAGGAGATGTCCTGGAGAGAAGAAACTGAATTTGAGTACTATGCTCAGGAGGGACTCTGTCTGGAGGAGAGTATGACTGACCCTTCAGAGCACGGTCAGTTTCACTCTCAGGGGAGTGATGGAGAATCAGTGGAGTGA
- the lix1 gene encoding protein limb expression 1 homolog isoform X2, with translation MLHKFWEQKQVKGVMMETENLVVYESIPSPSPPYICYVTLPGGSCFGNFKYCYSKAEARRDAARIALMNSTFNELPCRRITPEFISHSVKEAVSTTSGNISDASDPGTSIGAYCLMLELNTGRTMLEFQEVMTVFQLLHWNGTLKAFREMRCSRQDVIHYYSQQHLDERTRSHMALDWLQKEQQSPGLLSQELQLAVKELGDARRTGRELRFYKEKKEILSLALSHANAEDLEGYHSEEMSWREETEFEYYAQEGLCLEESMTDPSEHGQFHSQGSDGESVE, from the exons ATGCTTCACAAGTTTTgggagcagaaacaagtgaaagGTGTGATGATGGAGACAGAGAATCTGGTAGTCTATGAGTCCATTCCCTCACCCAGCCCTCCCTACATATGCTACGTCACCTTACCAGGTGGCAGCTGTTTTGGAAATTTTAAG TACTGCTACAGTAAAGCAGAGGCCAGACGTGATGCAGCTCGTATCGCTCTGATGAACTCCACATTTAATGAGTTGCCCTGTCGCCGCATCACTCCTGAGTTCATATCACACAGCGTGAAAGAGGCCGTCAGCACCACCAGC GGTAACATTTCAGATGCATCTGACCCTGGTACCAGTATAGGAGCATACTGCCTTATGCTGGAGCTGAACACTGGGAGAACCATGCTGGAATTTcag gaAGTAATGACAGTTTTTCAACTATTGCACTGGAATGGCACTCTGAAGGCTTTCCGGGAAATGAGATGTAGCCGTCAG GACGTTATCCACTACTACTCACAGCAGCATCTGGACGAGCGTACGCGCAGCCACATGGCGCTGGACTGGTTACAGAAGGAGCAGCAATCACCCGGCCTGCTCTCTCAAGAGCTGCAGCTGGCCGTGAAGGAGCTGGGGGACGCCCGGAGAACCGGCAGGGAACTCCGCTTCTACAAGGAGAAAAAAGAAATCCTGAGCTTAGCTCTCAGTCACGCTAATGCTGAGGATCTGGAGGGCTACCACAGTGAGGAGATGTCCTGGAGAGAAGAAACTGAATTTGAGTACTATGCTCAGGAGGGACTCTGTCTGGAGGAGAGTATGACTGACCCTTCAGAGCACGGTCAGTTTCACTCTCAGGGGAGTGATGGAGAATCAGTGGAGTGA
- the lrrc8ab gene encoding volume-regulated anion channel subunit LRRC8A translates to MIPITELRYFVDTQPTYRILKPWWDVFTDYLSVVMLMIAVFGGTLQVTQDKMICLPCKWVVNKTCRKYFNSTFSVPLTLEPQGIQYDLDRHQYNYVDAVCYENKLHWFAKYFPYLVLLHTLIFLACSNFWFKFPWTSSKLEHFVSILLKCFDSPWTTRALSETVVEESDPKALVKMNGSFDKKASYVSEDVEASVPMLSTTRSRIEQGIVDHSDTGVLDKKEGEQAKALFEKVKKFRIHVEEGDIVYRLYIRQTIIKVVKFILIICYTGYYVHNIQFSVDCNVDIESLTGYRMYNCAHPLATLFKILACFYISLVIVYGMICVYTLSWMLRRSLKKYSFESIREESSYSDIPDVKNDFAFMLHMIDQYDPLYSKRFAVFLSEVSENKLRQLNLNNEWTLEKLRQRITKNSQEKLELHLFMLSGIPDTVFDLVELEVLKLELIPDVTIPPIIAQLTNLREMWLYHTPAKIEAPALAFLRENLKSLHIKFTDIKEIPLWIYSLKNLSELHLTGNLSADNNRYIVIDGLRELKRLKVLRLKSNLTKLPQVVTDVGMHLQKLSINNEGTKLMVLNSLKKMVNLSELELVRCDLERIPHSIFSLHNLQEIDLKDNNLKTIEEIISFQHLHRLVCLKLWYNQIAYIPIQIGTLINLERLYLNRNKIEKMPHQLFFCRKLRFLDLSHNNLTDIPSEIGTLQNLQYLAVTANRIEALPPELFQCKKLRTLNLGNNCLQSLPSRFGELTSLTQLELRGNRLECLPVELGECRLLKRSGLIVEDNIFNTLPSEVKEQLWRTDKEAS, encoded by the exons ATGATCCCCATAACTGAGCTGCGCTACTTTGTGGACACGCAACCTACGTATCGCATCCTAAAGCCATGGTGGGACGTGTTCACAGACTATTTATCGGTCGTAATGCTGATGATTGCAGTATTTGGGGGCACGCTTCAGGTCACACAGGACAAGATGATCTGTCTGCCCTGCAAATGGGTAGTTAACAAGACATGTAGGAAGTATTTCAATTCAACGTTTTCTGTGCCCTTGACCCTTGAACCTCAAGGAATCCAGTATGACCTTGATCGGCACCAATACAACTATGTCGACGCTGTGTGCTATGAAAACAAGCTTCACTGGTTTGCTAAGTATTTCCCATATTTGGTGCTGCTGCATACACTCATCTTTCTGGCTTGCAGCAACTTCTGGTTCAAGTTCCCTTGGACAAGCTCTAAATTGGAACATTTTGTGTCTATCCTCCTGAAATGTTTTGACTCGCCGTGGACCACACGAGCTCTGTCTGAAACTGTCGTGGAGGAAAGCGACCCCAAAGCTCTGGTGAAAATGAATGGCTCCTTCGATAAGAAGGCTTCATATGTTAGTGAAGACGTTGAAGCGAGTGTTCCCATGCTGTCCACAACCAGATCTCGTATTGAACAAGGAATCGTGGACCACTCTGATACTGGTGTCCTGGATAAAAAGGAAGGTGAACAAGCTAAGGCGTTGTTTGAGAAGGTGAAGAAGTTTCGAATTCATGTTGAAGAAGGCGATATAGTCTACCGACTCTACATCCGACAGACTATCATCAAAGTTGTTAAGTTTATCCTTATTATCTGCTATACAGGCTACTATGTACACAATATTCAGTTCAGCGTCGACTGCAATGTGGACATCGAGAGTCTCACTGGTTATCGCATGTACAACTGTGCCCATCCCTTGGCCACTCTCTTCAAGATTTTAGCCTGCTTCTACATTAGTCTAGTTATTGTGTATGGCATGATCTGCGTATACACCCTCAGCTGGATGCTTCGACGTTCCCTCAAGAAGTACTCGTTTGAGTCTATCCGAGAGGAGAGCAGCTACAGCGATATTCCAGACGTGAAAAACGACTTCGCCTTCATGCTGCATATGATTGACCAGTACGACCCCCTCTATTCCAAGCGATTTGCGGTGTTCCTCTCAGAGGTCAGTGAGAACAAACTGCGCCAGCTGAACCTTAACAACGAATGGACTTTGGAAAAGCTTCGACAGAGGATCACCAAAAACTCCCAAGAGAAGTTGGAGCTCCACCTGTTCATGCTCAGTGGGATTCCAGACACAGTCTTTGACTTGGTGGAGTTGGAGGTTCTGAAGCTTGAACTCATTCCTGATGTCACCATCCCACCAATCATTGCCCAGCTTACTAACCTCAGAGAGATGTGGTTGTACCACACGCCAGCCAAAATAGAGGCTCCAGCGCTTGCATTTCTGAGAGAGAACCTGAAATCTTTGCACATCAAGTTCACCGACATAAAGGAGATTCCTCTGTGGATCTACAGCTTGAAGAACTTAAGCGAGTTGCATCTTACTGGGAACCTTAGTGCTGATAACAATCGCTACATCGTCATCGACGGTTTACGAGAGTTGAAGCGACTAAAGGTTTTGAGACTGAAAAGTAACTTAACAAAGCTGCCTCAGGTGGTCACGGATGTTGGAATGCACCTCCAGAAGCTGTCCATCAACAATGAAGGTACCAAGTTGATGGTGCTCAACAGCTTAAAGAAGATGGTGAACCTGTCAGAGCTGGAGCTTGTCCGCTGCGATCTGGAGCGCATACCGCATTCCATCTTCAGCCTGCACAATTTACAGGAGATTGATCTGAAGGACAACAACCTGAAAACCATTGAGGAGATCATTAGTTTTCAGCATCTTCATCGACTTGTTTGTCTAAAGTTGTGGTATAATCAGATTGCGTACATACCTATCCAGATAGGTACTTTGATCAACCTGGAGCGGCTGTATTTGAACCGTAACAAGATCGAGAAAATGCCACATCAGCTCTTCTTCTGCCGGAAGCTGAGGTTTCTTGATCTGAGCCATAACAATCTCACTGATATCCCATCAGAAATAGGAACTCTGCAGAACCTTCAGTACCTTGCTGTAACTGCCAATAGG attGAAGCGCTCCCCCCTGAGTTGTTTCAGTGTAAGAAACTGCGAACGTTGAACCTCGGAAACAACTGCCTGCAGTCTCTACCCTCTCGGTTTGGGGAGCTCACCAGTCTGACGCAGCTGGAGCTGAGGGGCAACCGGCTCGAGTGCCTTCCTGTAGAACTTGGGGAGTGCAGATTGCTGAAGAGGAGTGGTCTAATTGTGGAGGACAATATTTTCAACACTTTACCTTCTGAGGTCAAAGAGCAGCTGTGGAGAACTGACAAAGAGGCTTCCTGA
- the ppil3 gene encoding peptidyl-prolyl cis-trans isomerase-like 3, translating to MAVTLHTDLGDIKIELFCEKCPKSCENFIALSAGGFYNGCIFHRNIKGFMVQTGDPTGTGKGGTSIWGRKFEDEFSEHLKHNVRGVVAMANNGPNTNASQFYFTYAKQPHLDMKYTVFGKIIDGLETLDELEKLPVNEKTFRPLNDVRIKDVTIHANPFAG from the exons ATG GCTGTCACTCTGCATACAGACCTTGGTGATATCAAAATAGAGTTGTTCTGTGAGAAGTGCCCGAAAAGCTGTGAA AATTTTATTGCACTGTCCGCTGGTGGGTTTTACAATGGATGTATTTTTCATCGAAACATAAAGGGCTTTATGGTCCAGACTGGAGACCCAACGG GCACAGGCAAAGGAGGGACCAGTATTTGGGGAAGAAAGTTTGAAGATGAATTCAGTGAACATCTGAAA CACAATGTCCGGGGTGTTGTGGCCATGGCAAATAATGGACcaaacacaaatgcatcacagttCTACTTCACATATGCAAAACAGCCTCACCTGGACATGAAGTACACTGTTTTTGGAaa AATTATAGATGGACTGGAAACTCTGGACGAACTAGAGAAACTCCCTGTGAATGAAAAGACTTTTCGTCCTCTTAATGATGTTCGTATTAAGGATGTTACTATCCACGCCAACCCATTTGCTGGTTAA